A portion of the Phycisphaerales bacterium genome contains these proteins:
- a CDS encoding AarF/UbiB family protein — protein sequence MASNLPSNIASLGRTIRNIRRAKEILAVLASFGFGQAIADLDLDRLVLRGRRMIGLSKPDASVTRKPTAVRLREAMEELGPTFVKLAQVLSTRPDLIPPEWAEEFTKLQSTVRPVPADEIKPYIDELIERMPETADQGPRFHRIEYESMAAGSIAQAHRATLAGGGEVILKVLRPDIEEVIESDLEIMATLAEFIEDRFSDLGYSPVEVVEQFRRQVRREIDLELERRSMARMAAAFAEDGRVRFPKVYPQHSTPEILCMERIEGVLLSDFKKHPEDHFTDAQRREIVAIGTDVVFRQCFETGFFHADPHPGNIFVLVDPTPQGEATEVAKRAAPEVKLCFIDYGMTGNIDPRTAEVLADLVQGTIAGDLDRVLDVVIELTGVSPMKAHDRVFRADAWEFISRFQSASLADLRMGALLSEFFAKLRKHKLRVPADIVYLIKAITTIEGVGEMVCPSFDIVDHVRPHVEGLLRRRYGFRAAKRRVQGAALGYAELVERAPREVASILHMVRNEELGVQLKHHGLSEVTDELERASRNISYSLVVAALVVGGSIMLLADRAAASRGATDAPEGLLFWVGLAAFVFAGLLGVIRLLTGKRLS from the coding sequence GTGGCATCGAATCTCCCTTCCAACATCGCAAGCCTCGGCCGCACCATCCGCAACATCCGGCGGGCCAAGGAGATCCTCGCCGTCCTGGCCAGCTTCGGCTTCGGGCAGGCCATCGCCGACCTGGACCTGGACCGGCTGGTCCTGCGCGGCCGGCGCATGATCGGGCTGAGCAAGCCCGACGCGAGCGTGACGCGCAAGCCCACCGCCGTGCGCCTGCGCGAGGCGATGGAAGAGCTGGGCCCCACGTTCGTCAAGCTCGCCCAGGTCTTGAGCACGCGGCCCGACCTCATCCCCCCCGAGTGGGCCGAGGAGTTCACCAAGCTGCAGAGCACCGTGCGGCCCGTGCCGGCCGACGAGATCAAGCCCTACATCGACGAACTGATCGAGCGGATGCCCGAGACCGCAGACCAGGGCCCGCGCTTCCACCGCATCGAGTACGAGTCGATGGCCGCCGGCTCGATCGCCCAGGCCCACCGCGCGACGCTGGCGGGTGGGGGCGAGGTCATCCTGAAGGTCCTGCGGCCGGACATCGAGGAGGTCATCGAGTCGGACCTGGAGATCATGGCCACGCTGGCCGAGTTCATCGAGGACCGCTTCAGCGACCTGGGCTACAGCCCCGTGGAAGTCGTCGAGCAGTTCAGGCGGCAGGTGCGCCGCGAGATCGACCTGGAGCTGGAGCGCCGCAGCATGGCGCGCATGGCCGCGGCCTTCGCCGAGGACGGCCGCGTCCGCTTCCCGAAGGTCTACCCCCAGCACAGCACGCCCGAGATCCTGTGCATGGAGCGCATCGAGGGCGTGCTGCTGAGCGACTTCAAGAAGCACCCAGAGGACCACTTCACCGACGCCCAGCGGCGCGAGATCGTGGCCATCGGCACCGACGTGGTCTTCCGCCAGTGCTTCGAGACGGGCTTCTTCCACGCCGACCCGCACCCGGGCAACATCTTCGTGCTGGTCGACCCGACGCCTCAGGGTGAGGCAACCGAAGTCGCGAAGCGCGCGGCCCCCGAGGTCAAGCTCTGCTTCATCGACTACGGCATGACGGGCAACATCGACCCCAGGACCGCGGAAGTCCTGGCCGACCTGGTGCAGGGCACGATCGCCGGCGACCTCGACCGCGTGCTGGACGTGGTGATCGAGCTGACCGGCGTGAGCCCGATGAAGGCGCACGACCGCGTGTTCCGGGCCGACGCATGGGAGTTCATCAGCCGCTTCCAGAGCGCGAGCCTGGCCGACCTGCGCATGGGCGCCCTGCTCAGCGAGTTCTTCGCCAAGCTGAGAAAACATAAGCTGCGCGTGCCTGCCGACATCGTGTACCTCATCAAGGCCATCACGACCATCGAGGGCGTGGGCGAGATGGTGTGCCCGAGCTTCGACATCGTCGACCACGTGCGCCCGCACGTCGAGGGGCTGCTCCGCCGCCGCTACGGCTTCCGCGCCGCCAAGCGACGGGTGCAAGGTGCGGCCCTGGGCTACGCCGAGCTGGTCGAGCGCGCCCCGCGCGAGGTGGCCAGCATCCTGCACATGGTGCGCAACGAGGAACTGGGCGTGCAGCTCAAGCACCACGGCCTGAGCGAGGTGACCGACGAGCTCGAGCGCGCCAGCCGCAACATCAGTTATTCATTGGTCGTCGCGGCGCTGGTCGTCGGTGGCTCGATCATGCTGCTGGCCGATCGGGCCGCGGCGTCGCGCGGGGCGACCGATGCGCCCGAGGGGCTGCTGTTCTGGGTGGGGCTGGCGGCGTTCGTGTTCGCCGGGCTGCTGGGCGTGATCCGCCTGCTGACCGGCAAGCGCTTGTCGTAA
- a CDS encoding GC-type dockerin domain-anchored protein: MGDGLAVSFCPGGDPFGCQAGAVYAFEREGSRWIQTQTIIPPDIGFLDGFGAAVALDPLNPNRFLTVTALKMGQGELGYGHIYEYDGELWVETARIPRPDGEPVGRSGFGRAAALYGDTALVSQAGLVYRFREVGGQWAHEQTIERPPEVSELSYYANESVLMLGDWVFIGAYRDSSTGSPHGSPLHGSVIVYHRNPDGSLEYVQRMLPPEQPPLTEQSVNFGYGLAFDGTTLAVGARGVERAFRSQGAVYIYELDGDIWTLRQEILSSMPAFRAGFGQSISVYGDHLITGHGRLDDYRAFAFQRGADGAWRETAVLRPGDGASSGPHDFGSTTALHGPWAIVGAHNEEPGGAAYAYNLACFDCPADLDADGDLTIFDFLSFANFFQDGDAQADFDGDGELTIFDFLAYQTAFDAGC, translated from the coding sequence GTGGGCGATGGTCTGGCGGTTTCGTTCTGCCCCGGCGGCGACCCGTTCGGCTGCCAGGCCGGGGCCGTCTATGCCTTCGAGCGCGAGGGATCGCGCTGGATCCAGACCCAGACTATCATTCCGCCGGACATCGGCTTCCTCGATGGCTTCGGCGCGGCCGTGGCGCTCGACCCGCTCAACCCCAATCGTTTCCTGACGGTCACGGCGCTCAAGATGGGCCAGGGCGAGCTCGGCTACGGCCACATTTATGAGTACGACGGTGAGCTGTGGGTCGAAACCGCTCGCATCCCGCGGCCGGACGGGGAGCCAGTAGGGAGGAGCGGGTTCGGCAGGGCGGCCGCGCTGTACGGCGATACGGCGCTCGTCAGCCAAGCCGGGCTCGTCTATCGGTTCCGGGAAGTGGGCGGCCAGTGGGCGCATGAGCAGACCATCGAGCGGCCGCCGGAGGTGTCCGAACTCAGCTACTACGCCAACGAGTCCGTCTTGATGCTCGGAGATTGGGTTTTCATCGGCGCTTACCGCGACAGCTCCACCGGCTCGCCGCATGGTTCGCCGCTGCACGGCTCGGTGATTGTGTACCATCGCAATCCCGACGGCTCGCTGGAATATGTCCAGCGGATGTTGCCGCCGGAGCAGCCACCTCTGACTGAGCAAAGCGTGAACTTCGGGTACGGCCTCGCCTTTGATGGCACCACGCTCGCGGTCGGGGCGCGAGGCGTCGAGCGTGCCTTCAGGTCTCAAGGAGCGGTCTACATCTACGAACTAGATGGGGACATCTGGACGCTGCGACAAGAAATACTGTCCAGTATGCCTGCATTTCGCGCAGGCTTCGGCCAAAGTATCTCGGTCTATGGCGATCATCTGATCACGGGCCACGGCCGGCTCGACGACTACCGAGCATTCGCCTTTCAGCGCGGAGCCGACGGGGCCTGGCGCGAAACCGCCGTGCTCCGTCCTGGGGACGGGGCGTCGAGCGGCCCACACGACTTCGGATCGACTACGGCCCTGCACGGCCCCTGGGCAATCGTTGGCGCGCACAACGAGGAGCCCGGCGGCGCCGCCTACGCCTACAACCTCGCGTGCTTCGATTGCCCCGCTGACCTTGACGCCGACGGCGACCTCACAATCTTCGACTTCCTGAGCTTTGCGAACTTTTTCCAGGACGGCGACGCACAAGCCGACTTCGACGGCGACGGCGAGCTGACCATCTTCGACTTCCTCGCGTATCAAACGGCGTTCGACGCGGGGTGCTGA
- a CDS encoding phosphomannomutase/phosphoglucomutase: MLGRVFKAYDIRGTYPDLLTDRMAWQVGVGTGRFVLEVAKATGENTPMMRTVVVGRDMRESGPVLTDQLIDGLTRTGVSVIDLGLVDTPMIYFAINHLGCAGGVMVTASHNPPNWNGFKIAGPKARPIGEATGLADIRKHAAMADMRTIDDPSGRVEQRDLWKPYAKHVRHFVRAGGPSTRNRPLKVVVDASNAMAGTMIPKVFGEKGELLEGYLDCGIELITVNMDNTSGEFAHPPNPLVKSNMRNTQEAVIEHNADVGFCFDGDADRCMVVDDEAQIIGCDHLTALLAADALERHPGSAIVYDLRSSKAVEEDVRKAGGTPVRGRVGHVFMKAAMAEHGAVFGGELSGHFYFQDNYNADSGAIAMSTVLGLLGRSKKSLGQLIKPIARYVQSGELNYTNEEPQEAINKLEEEIAGDDALVDNLDGITIDAFEKEGWWINVRMSNTEPLLRLNAEAKDRQTLNRLVDRVGPLLGKRVEH, translated from the coding sequence ATGCTCGGACGAGTCTTCAAGGCGTACGACATCCGCGGAACCTACCCCGACCTCTTGACCGACCGCATGGCCTGGCAGGTGGGCGTGGGCACGGGGCGCTTCGTCTTAGAAGTCGCCAAGGCCACCGGCGAGAACACGCCCATGATGCGCACCGTCGTCGTCGGGCGCGACATGCGCGAGAGCGGGCCCGTGCTCACCGACCAGCTCATCGACGGGCTCACGCGCACGGGCGTCAGCGTCATCGACCTGGGCCTGGTCGACACGCCCATGATCTACTTCGCCATCAACCACCTGGGCTGCGCGGGCGGGGTGATGGTTACCGCGAGCCACAACCCGCCCAACTGGAACGGCTTCAAGATCGCCGGACCCAAGGCCAGGCCCATCGGCGAGGCGACCGGCCTGGCCGACATCCGCAAGCACGCCGCGATGGCCGACATGCGCACGATCGACGACCCAAGCGGCCGCGTCGAGCAGCGTGATTTGTGGAAGCCCTACGCCAAGCACGTGCGGCACTTCGTGCGTGCGGGCGGGCCCTCGACGCGCAATAGGCCCCTCAAGGTCGTCGTCGACGCCTCCAACGCCATGGCCGGCACGATGATCCCCAAGGTCTTCGGCGAGAAGGGCGAGCTGCTCGAGGGCTACCTCGACTGCGGCATCGAGCTCATCACCGTCAACATGGACAATACCAGCGGCGAGTTCGCCCACCCGCCGAATCCTCTTGTCAAGAGCAACATGCGCAACACGCAGGAGGCGGTCATCGAGCATAACGCCGACGTTGGTTTTTGCTTCGATGGCGACGCCGACCGCTGCATGGTGGTCGACGACGAGGCCCAGATCATCGGCTGCGACCACCTCACCGCGCTGCTGGCCGCCGATGCGCTCGAGCGGCACCCGGGCAGCGCCATCGTCTACGACCTGCGCTCGAGCAAGGCCGTCGAGGAGGACGTCCGCAAGGCCGGCGGCACGCCCGTGCGCGGCCGCGTGGGCCACGTGTTCATGAAGGCCGCGATGGCCGAGCACGGCGCCGTGTTTGGGGGCGAGCTCAGCGGCCACTTCTACTTCCAGGACAATTACAACGCCGACTCGGGCGCCATCGCGATGTCGACCGTCCTGGGCCTCTTGGGCCGCAGCAAGAAGAGCCTGGGCCAGCTCATCAAGCCGATTGCGCGCTACGTGCAGAGCGGCGAGCTGAATTACACCAACGAGGAGCCCCAGGAGGCGATCAACAAGCTCGAGGAGGAGATCGCCGGCGACGATGCACTCGTTGACAACCTGGACGGTATCACGATCGACGCCTTCGAAAAGGAAGGCTGGTGGATCAACGTGCGGATGAGCAACACCGAACCCCTGCTGCGCCTCAACGCCGAGGCGAAGGACCGCCAGACGCTCAACCGCCTGGTCGACCGCGTGGGCCCGCTGCTGGGCAAGCGCGTCGAGCATTGA
- a CDS encoding superoxide dismutase family protein, which produces MTANASTLTGLLAAALAGAGTLHIAPAGGSMHGIDQHAQHRQQARHAEHALHDVDRAVAAIGPTEGNDGVSGTIRFEKVENGVRVTAYVEGLEPNSKHGFHVHQYGDATAADGTSAGGHYDPSGSGHHARPGTDDSHHAGDFGNLEANSEGVARYDRTFESLTIAGSEAPVLGRAVIIHAQPDRFDQPTGSAGARIGIGVIGVANPELFDRPLRP; this is translated from the coding sequence ATGACCGCCAACGCCTCCACGCTCACCGGCCTGCTCGCCGCCGCCCTGGCCGGGGCCGGCACGCTGCACATCGCCCCCGCGGGCGGATCCATGCACGGGATCGACCAGCACGCCCAGCACCGCCAACAGGCCCGGCACGCCGAGCACGCCCTGCACGACGTGGACCGTGCCGTGGCGGCCATCGGACCCACCGAGGGCAACGACGGCGTTTCGGGCACCATCCGCTTCGAGAAGGTCGAGAACGGCGTCCGCGTGACGGCATACGTGGAGGGTCTGGAGCCCAACTCGAAGCACGGCTTCCACGTCCACCAGTATGGCGACGCCACCGCGGCCGACGGCACCAGCGCGGGCGGGCACTACGACCCCTCGGGCAGCGGCCACCACGCCCGGCCCGGCACTGATGACTCACACCACGCCGGCGACTTCGGGAACCTGGAAGCGAATTCTGAGGGGGTCGCCCGCTACGACCGAACCTTCGAGAGCCTGACCATCGCCGGGTCGGAGGCGCCGGTCCTGGGCCGGGCGGTGATCATCCACGCCCAGCCCGACCGGTTCGACCAGCCCACCGGCAGCGCGGGGGCGCGGATCGGCATCGGGGTGATCGGCGTGGCGAATCCGGAGCTGTTCGATCGGCCATTGCGGCCCTGA
- the rplK gene encoding 50S ribosomal protein L11, which produces MAKREVAHVFKIMAPGGSATPAPPLGPVLGAKGVNPGQFIQQFNAATAHLNGKVVGCVVTSYTDRSFEFEVKSSPASVLIKEAAGIDKGAGTPQTPIAKITRDQCRKIAEEKMADLNATDIEAAADVIAGTARSMGVRVEG; this is translated from the coding sequence ATGGCCAAACGCGAAGTCGCTCACGTTTTCAAGATCATGGCCCCGGGCGGGTCCGCCACGCCCGCGCCGCCGCTTGGCCCCGTGCTGGGCGCCAAGGGCGTCAACCCCGGCCAGTTCATCCAGCAGTTCAACGCCGCCACCGCCCACCTGAACGGCAAGGTCGTCGGGTGCGTGGTGACCAGCTACACCGACCGCTCGTTCGAGTTCGAGGTGAAGAGTTCGCCCGCGTCGGTGCTCATCAAGGAGGCCGCCGGCATCGACAAGGGCGCCGGCACGCCGCAGACGCCCATCGCGAAGATCACCCGCGACCAGTGCCGCAAGATCGCCGAGGAAAAGATGGCCGACCTGAACGCCACCGATATCGAGGCGGCGGCGGACGTGATCGCAGGCACCGCCCGCTCGATGGGCGTCAGGGTGGAGGGCTGA
- the rplA gene encoding 50S ribosomal protein L1 has product MAHVSKRRKANLKAAPTEAMPVEQAISAVKKFKGPRFDQTVEVCMHLNINTKQADQALRGSVALPKGIGQSKRVVAFCSEDKVQTCLDAGAIKAGGEELVAEIEKGWMDFDVAVASPDMMRVISKLGRVLGPKGLMPSPKAGTVTTDVPQAVKEYAAGKLEYRADAGGNIHAVIGKMSFPEADLKENFEYFVQAIEKIRPSAVKGEYIKKITISGTMTPGVRVHHEAAVVS; this is encoded by the coding sequence ATGGCACACGTGAGCAAGCGACGCAAGGCGAACCTGAAGGCCGCGCCCACCGAGGCCATGCCGGTCGAGCAGGCCATCAGCGCCGTCAAGAAGTTCAAGGGCCCGCGCTTCGACCAGACGGTCGAGGTCTGCATGCACCTGAACATCAACACCAAGCAGGCCGATCAGGCCCTGCGCGGCTCAGTCGCCCTGCCCAAGGGCATCGGCCAGAGCAAGCGGGTCGTGGCCTTCTGCAGCGAGGACAAGGTCCAGACCTGCCTGGACGCCGGAGCCATCAAGGCCGGCGGCGAGGAGCTGGTCGCCGAGATCGAAAAGGGCTGGATGGACTTCGATGTCGCGGTCGCCAGCCCCGACATGATGCGCGTTATCAGCAAGCTGGGCCGCGTGCTGGGCCCCAAGGGCCTGATGCCCAGCCCCAAGGCCGGCACCGTGACCACCGACGTGCCGCAGGCGGTGAAGGAATACGCCGCGGGCAAGCTGGAGTACCGGGCCGACGCGGGCGGCAACATCCACGCCGTCATCGGCAAGATGAGCTTCCCCGAAGCCGACCTGAAGGAAAACTTCGAGTACTTCGTGCAGGCCATCGAGAAGATCCGTCCCAGCGCCGTCAAGGGCGAGTACATCAAGAAGATCACCATCAGCGGCACCATGACCCCCGGCGTCCGCGTGCACCACGAGGCCGCCGTCGTCTCCTGA
- the rplJ gene encoding 50S ribosomal protein L10: MSKPVKEMMMADYMAKLGENGEALLINIRGVGANDTNALRKDLAKSEISVTVLRNNVARKAFEGTGLEPLGELLTGPNALVYGAETVVEVARKIVDIAKDMPDMELRGAVLDGELFEGEEGVKRLSKFPTRDEAIAKVVTVVLAPGGKLVSAATSPASNIAGILKTLQEKLENGETIAKTA, from the coding sequence ATGTCCAAGCCCGTCAAAGAAATGATGATGGCCGATTACATGGCCAAGCTGGGCGAGAACGGCGAGGCCCTGCTGATCAACATCCGCGGCGTCGGCGCCAACGACACCAACGCCCTTCGCAAAGACCTTGCCAAGAGCGAGATCTCGGTCACCGTGCTGCGCAACAACGTGGCCCGCAAGGCCTTCGAAGGCACAGGCCTGGAGCCCCTGGGCGAACTGCTCACCGGCCCCAACGCCCTGGTCTACGGCGCCGAGACCGTCGTCGAGGTGGCCCGCAAGATCGTCGACATCGCCAAGGACATGCCCGACATGGAGCTCCGCGGCGCGGTGCTCGATGGCGAGCTGTTCGAGGGTGAAGAGGGCGTCAAGCGCCTGAGCAAGTTCCCCACGCGCGACGAGGCGATCGCCAAGGTCGTCACCGTCGTGCTCGCCCCCGGCGGCAAGCTGGTCAGCGCCGCCACCAGCCCGGCGAGCAACATCGCCGGCATCCTCAAGACCCTCCAGGAAAAACTGGAGAACGGCGAGACCATCGCCAAGACCGCCTAG
- the rplL gene encoding 50S ribosomal protein L7/L12: MSDEGGTKTFDAKITKMGDEIVGLTLKEAVDLADYLKDTYGIEPAAGGAVMMAGPAEGGGGGGAEEKTEFDVVLKGDGGKKIQVIKVVREATGLGLKEAKDMVDNLPAKIKEGLSKDDAEALAEKLKEAGGEVELA, translated from the coding sequence ATGAGCGACGAAGGCGGCACCAAGACGTTTGACGCGAAGATCACCAAGATGGGCGACGAGATCGTCGGCCTGACCCTCAAGGAAGCCGTCGACCTGGCGGACTACCTGAAGGACACCTACGGCATCGAGCCCGCCGCCGGCGGCGCGGTCATGATGGCCGGCCCCGCCGAGGGTGGCGGTGGCGGCGGCGCCGAGGAGAAGACCGAGTTCGACGTCGTCCTCAAGGGCGACGGCGGCAAGAAGATCCAGGTCATCAAGGTCGTTCGCGAAGCCACCGGCCTGGGCCTGAAGGAGGCCAAGGACATGGTCGACAACCTGCCGGCCAAGATCAAGGAAGGCCTCAGCAAGGACGACGCCGAGGCCCTGGCCGAGAAGCTCAAGGAAGCCGGCGGCGAGGTCGAACTGGCCTGA